The window ATTATGACCCACATGATTGATTGATAttctaattaattgattgacaattaATTGGTATCTCCCATTAGGCAATGATTGGTGATTGGTAtcctaattaattgattgacatcttgtcaataattaattagtataATCCATTTGTTAGTGATTGATTGATATCTATTATTAATTAATATCTTATTCAATCAgttaatcaatcaaatcaatcaattagtcataaaatattaatttcagTTATGGATTTTGGCAAGAGGTCCTTGATGGAAGGAAATCCTAGAGATTTTTGTATTTGCCAGTAAGGGTCCCTAACTTAGCTCATAAATAGCCTGTGGTATTCCATCAATTATACACTTTTTTGGTTAGGCATAGGCTAGAAGATCCCTACTCTAAATTCTCCTtctacttttctcttcttctacaCATCTACATAGTCTCTTTGTCTACATAGACAAGAACAAAGTAAGAAGACAAGGAGTTGCAAAGATCAATCTCTGTTCAACAACAATGGCTGGAGGTAAGTCATTTAAATTTTCGCTGCCTAGTACAAGTTATTTGTACTTATTTGAATTAACACACACAAGTTCAACTTCAACCTCACTTGTCAAATGTTGCTTACAAAAGGCAATTTGTAGTTGGATAAACGCAATACATACTCTGCTTCTAAGGGTGTGGGGGCATCATCACTCATCAGACTTCAATCTTCTGAGATGGGATCTATATTGCAAACTGTTCAATTGTTTATGGCGAGTTGCTTTGCCAGTTGATAGAAAGTAGAAACTTAGCCAGTTTTGCCATTGAACGAGGTATGAAGAATGTATACACTACTTTGACGGGGCGGATGTTCATCTCTTTGGAATCAGCTATATATTCAAATACAAGATTACCATTGGAAAGCAACAGAAAGAGTACTATCCAGCCCAACATATCTGCTACCCAAAATTAAAATGATCAACACACAGCTCTGTCTCCTACAATTGAGACAACAATTGGTCCAGCTCTTTATTATATTTCTTGAGGCTACTGCCTATATGATCTGAAAAGCAAAAGGAATCTTAACAGGAAGTAGTTCTAGTTACATAATAGGTTTTCAACCCCTAGATGCATCCATGAGTTCTTAAGGTCAACCATCCTTTCGTGCTACCGGAAAATTTTTAAGTTATTGTGTTGCATAAAATAGATGATGGGGTTAGCACTTCTCAATCTCTAGAATAAATACAGGATGGACATGGTTGTTTCCTGGGGGAGGAACCAGCTACATTACTCTTAATTGCTTGCTGCAGCTGCACAGAGAGACCAGGACTGCACATGCTGGATTTAGTATTATAGCAATAATAAACACGGGGAGTAACATGATCACATGAACAATGGCTAAGCAACATGACTTGATCAGCATCTAGAACACGCATGCACGGCTAATTCAACATAGGCAACGATTCCTATCGTCCCCTATCAATTAACATAGCACGAACATTTCTGATGTCTTCATTGATTAGGCAGCGTGTGATGCAATTCTGTACAAAATTAAACAGCCAACACGATCAGCTTTGTATCGGAGCTGATGATCCAAATGGTTGTCACACAAATATTCTACTGCAAATTGGGATCTCAATACTCGATGCATCTTCAGAGATCCGACATCAATGAGACAGAAAATGAGGACAAACAGAACTTAATCGGCCATTACAACTAGACATAGAGAGGATGAGATTCCTTTCGTTTTCTTTACCAGCAATATATATAAGTGGATAAGGTATTCTGCTTTCAACATCTCAATAGGCTTCTAATACTAAACCTTCAACATCTATTTGCTACATTCtggataaggaaaaaaaatggcaaCCTCTGCTCCAAATAGAAAATTCTCCAGTCATTCTCGTTCCATCAGTTTGCTGCCTTCATCTAACCCTCTTATCGTGACTGCTCAGGAAGATCTGGGAAGATTGAAGTCATCAGTAGCTGCATCCTCACCTTCAAACTCATTGCCATGCCAAAAGTTGGATGGCCTCAAGAACTTGTACGAGTGCCTGGATGATGTGCTTCAGCTCCCTTTAAGTCAAAGAGCTCTGTCCAATGAAAGAATTGGAAAATGGGAAGAAGAGGTCTTGGATGGATATCTCAGGTTGTTGGACATCTGTGGAGCAGTTAGAGAcatatatttactgataaaggAAAGTCTGCAGGAACTTGAGTCATCTCTACGGTGGAAAAGGAGTGGAGACTGGGCCAGTGAAGTCAGCTCATATATGATTTCCAATAAGCACTTGAATAAAATCATCAGCAAATGTTACAGAGTTGAAGAAAGCAGAGAAGAACTGCAACTTGGCAGTGGTAAACAAAGATTCTACCATGGTTAGCCTGATCAAAGAAGTCCAAATTGTTAGTCTCCCAGTGTTGGGGTCTGTTCTGTCTTTCCTTTCTGGATCTAAGGCGGGGTCACAACCAAGAGATTGGTCCTTGATGTCAAAGTTGATGCAACACAAGAGACCATCACACAGAGGAGACTCTGAAATTGCTGCGATCGAGCAAATAGAAATTGAGTTGCATCTCCTGAACAACAATAAGTCAAACAAGGATGTACTTAAAAAACTTGTGGCAGTAGACTCCAGCATTGAAGAATTAGCAGAGGTGCTTGAAATTGTGTTCAGGCTTTTACTGAAAACCAGAGTTTCCCTTCTCAACA is drawn from Coffea arabica cultivar ET-39 chromosome 1c, Coffea Arabica ET-39 HiFi, whole genome shotgun sequence and contains these coding sequences:
- the LOC140038469 gene encoding uncharacterized protein codes for the protein MATSAPNRKFSSHSRSISLLPSSNPLIVTAQEDLGRLKSSVAASSPSNSLPCQKLDGLKNLYECLDDVLQLPLSQRALSNERIGKWEEEVLDGYLRLLDICGAVRDIYLLIKESLQELESSLRWKRSGDWASEVSSYMISNKHLNKIISKCYRVEESREELQLGSVLGSVLSFLSGSKAGSQPRDWSLMSKLMQHKRPSHRGDSEIAAIEQIEIELHLLNNNKSNKDVLKKLVAVDSSIEELAEVLEIVFRLLLKTRVSLLNILNH